In Pseudomonadota bacterium, the following proteins share a genomic window:
- the trxB gene encoding thioredoxin-disulfide reductase, translating into MSETRHTRLLILGSGPAGYTAAVYAARANLNPVLITGIQMGGQLTTTTDVDNWPGAEEGLQGPALMEQMKAHAERFETEVIFDHIHTADLTSRPFRLEGDSGIYTCDALIIATGASARYLGLPSEEAFMGKGVSACATCDGFFYRGQAVAVIGGGNTAVEEALYLANIADHVTVVHRRDAFRAEKIMQDKLFEREKEGKVTICWNHVLDEVLGDDSGVTGIRLRNTQDETTTELPVKGAFIAIGHRPNTDLFEGQLEMSGGYIKVRSGLGGNATATSIPGVFASGDVMDHVYRQAITSAGSGCMAALDAERYLDDLAK; encoded by the coding sequence ATGAGCGAAACCAGACACACCCGTTTGTTGATCCTGGGTTCCGGACCCGCTGGTTACACCGCAGCGGTCTATGCCGCCCGTGCCAATCTCAACCCCGTCCTCATCACGGGTATTCAAATGGGCGGTCAGCTCACGACCACGACGGATGTCGACAACTGGCCTGGCGCGGAAGAAGGACTCCAGGGCCCGGCGTTGATGGAGCAGATGAAAGCCCACGCCGAGCGATTCGAAACCGAAGTGATCTTCGATCACATCCACACCGCAGACCTCACATCGCGGCCATTTCGGCTGGAAGGCGACAGCGGCATCTACACCTGTGATGCGTTGATTATCGCCACCGGGGCCAGCGCTCGATATCTGGGACTGCCTTCCGAGGAAGCCTTTATGGGCAAAGGGGTGTCGGCCTGCGCCACTTGCGACGGCTTCTTCTACCGCGGCCAGGCAGTGGCTGTCATCGGCGGTGGTAACACGGCGGTCGAAGAGGCCTTGTACTTGGCCAACATTGCCGACCACGTCACTGTCGTTCACCGGCGCGACGCTTTTCGTGCCGAGAAAATCATGCAGGACAAATTGTTCGAACGGGAAAAGGAAGGCAAAGTCACCATTTGCTGGAACCACGTGCTGGACGAAGTCCTCGGGGACGACAGTGGCGTAACCGGCATACGACTGCGAAACACCCAAGACGAGACGACCACCGAACTGCCCGTCAAAGGAGCCTTTATCGCCATCGGACATCGCCCCAACACCGATCTATTCGAGGGCCAACTGGAGATGTCCGGCGGGTACATCAAGGTACGTAGCGGTCTGGGTGGAAACGCCACCGCCACCAGCATCCCCGGCGTGTTCGCCTCCGGCGATGTCATGGACCACGTGTACCGGCAGGCGATCACTTCGGCGGGATCCGGTTGCATGGCCGCCTTGGATGCCGAACGCTATCTCGACGACTTGGCCAAATAG